From a region of the Primulina eburnea isolate SZY01 chromosome 7, ASM2296580v1, whole genome shotgun sequence genome:
- the LOC140836677 gene encoding CASP-like protein 1B1, whose protein sequence is MLIMASEGVERPEVGSDGEPTPSSRVDWVVPLLRLLAFLATLAATLVMALNKETKNVVVATFGTTSIKATVKARFQHTPAFVFFVIVNGNASLHNLLMLMVNFIGYKFGLKGRAPLAITILDLMNVALVSGGESAAVFMGQLGRDGNSHAQWNKICDKVESFCDRGRAAMIASLVGLLLMIIITIISIIRLSNKNKKLVSSTNVP, encoded by the exons ATGCTAATAATGGCTTCGGAAGGAGTTGAAAGACCTGAGGTTGGTTCCGATGGAGAACCGACCCCTAGCTCAAGGGTGGATTGGGTAGTTCCCTTGTTGAGATTGCTAGCATTTCTTGCAACATTAGCAGCCACTCTGGTAATGGCGCTTAACAAAGAAACCAAGAATGTGGTCGTGGCTACGTTTGGAACCACGTCTATTAAAGCTACTGTCAAGGCCAGATTTCAACACACTCCAGCATTTGT GTTCTTTGTGATTGTTAATGGAAACGCTAGTCTCCACAACTTATTGATGTTGATGGTCAACTTTATTGGATACAAATTTGGTTTGAAGGGACGTGCACCCCTGGCAATTACAATCTTGGACTTG ATGAACGTGGCTCTTGTCTCCGGCGGCGAAAGCGCAGCAGTTTTCATGGGGCAGTTGGGTAGGGATGGGAATTCTCATGCACAGTGGAACAAAATATGTGATAAAGTCGAAAGCTTCTGCGACCGAGGACGAGCAGCCATGATTGCATCTCTCGTCGGACTCCTactcatgatcatcatcaccaTTATCTCCATCATCAGACTCAGCAATAAAAATAAGAAGCTTGTTTCTTCTACCAATGTTCCTTGA